In the genome of Erpetoichthys calabaricus chromosome 18, fErpCal1.3, whole genome shotgun sequence, the window TCAGAATTTCTGAGAAACGAGGTGGCCATTCAGTGTTTGTACTTGGAGGGGATTTCAGAAGCACCGCCAAGTGACCTTTAGAACATCACAGTGGCTGGCAGCGCCTTTGATTGAATTTAAATACCAAAAATGGCACCATCTGATGTTCGCTGCCTGATCTCCCAGTATTGCCAGTTGGTTTTTTCTTCAACTTCACTCAGTCCCGCTCTCCATGATCCATGACGTGGTGTTCTTGCTTTGACTTTTCATTGACAGTTTGCTCTGTTAGTGGGCGATGCCCAGCTGGTAACACACGGGTGCCGCGCCGTTCACGGTGCTTACTGTGCTTGAGCGTTGGAGACTGACAGCAGGCTCTCTCAGTTTTTCCCTTCTGCTTACCTTAATTTGCCCGTTTTAAACCGAAGCCAATTTATTATGCCACCCGGCTGCGGAGTGCGTTGTCACCTTCTAGTGACTGGCCCAGCTTGCTGCTCTCATATTGGCTTACCACTTGTCCTGTGTTGGCCATGGCTCTTCTGCCACCCTCTGGATTTGGAGCAGTGGCCAGGCTGTGGGTGAAGGGCTCGTTGCGTGAGATGCCTGCCCTGAAAGGAAAGCTTTACATAAACTCCAGCCTGGCATGGGTTTTGGGGTCTTGCCGATGTTTGAGGGGTGTTACAGGCTTACTGCCTACTGTCATTTCAAGAGAATTCTGGGGCCCTGGGTTAGTCCTGTGATTGGCATTGCCCGTCCGGACACGGCCTCAGACTATTCCATGTGGACTGTTGTTGCCCAGTGTTTGACAAGCGCTCAGTTCTTATGAATGTAAACTTGAATGTATAagcacattcttcttcttctcccagaCCCCATGTGCCACCCGAGCCAAGGTCACAGGAGGCCCTGAATGGTCCCGGGCCCACCTGTACCGTACAGCGTAGTGGGCCTTTGTATAGACGAGCAGGTGGGCTATGGGAACGGCTGCTGCTGTGGATGTATTATAGAATTTTGAACCCGGGGCTGTTTttcgtttgttttttttgcaggcCAGTACTTTGTAAGTATctgagtcaattaaaatgaagctgaATCCTAAAACACACAAGTGCCTCTTTGTTTTTGTGCCTCGTGACTGCTGCTGTTCAAATGATGGGCTCTGTGATTGGAAGGTTTAATCAAAAGACAACACCGTTGATGACGAACCTTCACCTTTGGCTCGTCTTTGTTCCATTTCAGTGGAGGAGGCGCGTGAAGTCGGTGACGTTCATTAGTATGCCCGGTCACGTCAAATCTTcatttattgtgtgtttgtggTGTGCAGCCCAGCTGATTGGTTACAAGACGGCAGTTGGCagggctggatggagtgggattTGATACGTGAACATGTGATCTCTGAGGACCCCAGGGTCAGATTGGTCTGGGCATCTTGTGGGTGCCCAAGTTGTACCCCACAATAAGGGAAGAGGGCTCAGAGCGTGGGACAAAGCCATCCGTTACGATGGAGGCAGAATTGTGCTTGCAACAAGTGAAAAATCAAAGAGCAATATTGAGACCATGACGTGCCAAGTGAGAAGACTCACCATAACGCTGAAGTCACCAACGCAATGTTCTGAAGTCCTTCACAAGTGCCAAGGTGAAGACACGCCCTGCCCATCACACAGCTGCTCTCCTCTGGGGTTTTATTTAACTGGGCAGAACGAGTCACCATGGCTCTGCCCTTTAGAGTACAAGATGGCACCAAGGTGTCACCCTTAGGGGGGGGAGAGTGAATGCCAGCCAGCCAAACCACTCGTGTAGCACTCACTAAACTGAAAATTCTACTTGGATGGACCCAAACTGAAGCCCACCACCTTTCTTCATGAGCAGAGGCATTGCGGATGTGGAGAGCAGCCATTACTGTTTGAATGCGTTACTCACACTCGGCATCCTCTTCCCGTCCCTAATTAGTCTATCAGACACCTTTGGATGGCATTAGTGCCACTCATCTGTTAATACAAGAGGGTCTCGAGAGGTGAACTGAACCTGAGCAAGACAAAAAAGGGCATATGGGCACTCCTTAGTGCCCATTTAGAGACACCAACACTTGCAGGGCTGCCGTGCTCTTCAGTACCCACACTTTGTCATCATCTGGCCAGTGCTCGGAGGCTTTTACCGTTTCACCCTTTTCTTTGAAACTCCAAATCAAAGGCTGCCATCTTTTtggtgaggggaaaaaaaaaaaggctagaaGAATCGTTTTTGAATTGGCACAAGTGAATAGTATGTGGGACACTATTAGCAACCCCAGTACCCCAATAATTGTTTTTGGCTCCCCAGTGTGTGTGTACAAATGGGCACCAAACACCAAGGCACTCAGCACAACATTTTATTGGTCcatgaagagacagagagacaagcGTGCCTTACAGGACCAAAGCTCCACGGTGGCTTAGACCTTTACAGACATCAGGCGCCATTCTCAGAAGTTTCGAAGGGCACCTTCACATAGTAATAGGACTAAAGACTGTGGCACTCTGCACCAGAGGGCACAGCTGACCTTTATAAAATGGACCACAAAAACGACAACTACACCCACCGCTGCCCACCTATTTTACCAGCTTCAGCAGTTTCTTTATGTCTTCCTCAATGTCGATGGTAAGGAACTTCCGACTGTACCGCTTAAATGGGACGCCATCGGGGCCGATGAGAAACTTTTCAAAGTTCCACGAGATGTCATTCCGGCACACGGGACTCCACACAATGAACTTGGGGTCGGTCATCAGGGACTGAGGGTCATCGCTTGGGAAGGGCAGCATCTCCTTCAAGTAGATGAACAGCGGGTGTGCACCCTTGCCATTGACCTCCACCTTCTCAGTCAGGCTGAAGGTGGGCACAAAGCCACCCCCTGGACGAACGTACTTGAGCGAGTTCAAGATCTCCTCCTTGTTGCCATTCTCCTGTTTAACAAACAAACAAGTTAGCCAGGACAAGTTGAAGAGTCGACAGGAATCTAAGAAACAGTCCCGTGCCAGTCAAGTCCCGAGTTTCTGCGGCCTCCTGTCCGTCCGTCCGTTTTGGGGTCAACCCAGAAATTAAAGCTCAAGTTTTCCAAACGTTCACTGGAATACAGCGGGCAGGAGTTTTACAAGAAGAAGGTTCGCCTTCAGTTTCTTATTTTCGCTAATGAAGTCACCACTAACTAACTGTCGGTCCGACTCCGCCgccttttaaactttaaaaatttcTCCACACGTCGGGTCTCTCGCACTCCTGCGCCTGACGGGACTCTTCACCCACACAGGCCCCGAATCCGAACTGCTGCCTCCTTTAAAATGTCAAAGCCTTGGAAAGACGAAGCGGACAACACAAGCGGCACCATCGCGGAGAGCGGAACGGGACGAAGACGCCGCTTAAAAGAAAAAGCCGAGCGCGCGAACCCAAAGCCCGGAGAGCAGCCAGCCGTCTACGCGGTCCGGTCAGTTCTGGGGACAAAACGACGCCTTTGTGGGGGTAATTTGGAAAGAAAAGAGCGCAGTTCTCGTCACGCCCCGCCGAGAGCCAAGAAGACGCAAAGCGACATCTCCCGAGGGAGAATAACGCACGAAGGAAATGAGACAGCAGAAAATGCCCAGAACACGTGAACGCTGCCCAAGCTCGATAGGATGCCAGCCAGCTAAACTTCTTGAAAGGAAAAGGAGCCGGCAGAACTCACCTGGTGGCCAAACTGATTGCAGGGGAAGCCCAAGACCACCAAGCCCTGGTCGCCGTAGCGGCTCTGGAGCTCGTTCATCTGGGTGTAATCCCGCACAGTCGTGCCTCAGAGAGAAGCAACATTCTCCAGAAGCACCACTTTGCCCTTGAACTGGGACAGTTGCAGCGGCTCCTCCGTGATTAGCTGCTTCGTAGCGAAGTCGTAAATACTCTTAGCACTTCCAGCCATTTTCCTGCTTGATATGCGTGAAGGCAGCGCGCCTCTGTTTATGTAGACTGAGGCTGCGCGTCTTCTCCCGCCTACCAGAGGGGCGGGTCCGAGGCGCAGCTCACGAGCCTCCTTGTTGGTTCGTTCTCTCTTGGAACGATCGCGACGCGCGCAGGTGGGCGGTGCCTGACAACATTTTGAAGGCGTCAGTCAGTCAGCGTTAACGGAGGCTGTGGCTTCGCCGTCTACTCTAATTGGATTACTTGTAATAAAATACCCGGCAGCTTGCTCTCCAGTTTTCAAcctcattttaatatgaaaagcTTCGTTACCGCAGAACGCTAGATGGCGAGTGCGGCGTTAAATTACAGGCCCCCCCGCCGAGCGCTTAAACCTGCCATTCTGGGCGCCGCTCGCAAAGCGCAGGTGGCAGCGGACGTGTTTGCCTTTCATACAGCGAGTGGCACTGTGTGGCGTGGTGTGCCGCCTGGTCTAtggattatatagcgcctttctaggCAAGCACCATGAAGGTAACTGCCCTCGATTTTTAACGTGAACTTCTTGATTGTGAGTTGCGAGTGTTACAAACGAGAAGGGGTCATTCCGTCCACCCAGCAGGCCCAATTTTTTTAAGCTTTCTCGGCTCAGTTACAAAAAAAGATGTGTGTCTTTTGTTCCCGATTCATATGACCCTTTGTTCACATAAGTCTCAAGTGCAAGTGTGTAAGGCGCTATAGTGATACATCAGGCCTCCAACGGGTGGACTTATCTGAGAAGCCAAGCACTGAGACGGCGCCAGCAGCAGACCCCTCGTTGTACTTACAGGTAAACCGGCACACCTGCCAGTGTCGCCTTACTAATCCAGTCTAGACGTCACCGTCTCTTATCTCATTTAATAACTGGCTGTCATGTCTTTGTGTCGCTCATTTGGGCTTCTGCTCAGACCCATGCCTGTCATAACTGCAACACAAGTCTTATTGACCAATAGGGATGCCAGGATGGGCCTGGGCATGAAGTCCGTTCACATGTGTGGCATTGAAGTCGCCCAGTGGAAGCCGTGATCACAGCAATAAAGGCCATTGAGGACTCTGATGAACGGGTTATTTATACATTTCAATGATCCAACCTGATGGCACTGCTCAGTGAGTCAGTTGTGGGGACTAAATGGCTATTTGTCATTGTGAAGTGGGGGCCAAGTTGGCATGATGGGAAGGGTTTGGTTTTTACGGGGCACGACGGGGCTGCCTTTACTGCGTGTCAGGCTGATGACTATACAGACCGTGTGTGTGTTAAGTGAAGAAGCagaatttcctttcttttttgcccCTCATCTGTGGAGGACAGAGCTCATGTGCTTCCCAAGAGCAGAATATTTGGCCGAGTTAAGAAATCTTCCATTACTAAATGACACGCCACACCATACAAAACCACAGAGGTCCTTTAATGTTTGTACAATTCAGCTTCTTGCAGCCAGGCACGTTCACAGGTCCAGTCAGGTGTAAAGATTCATTGGTCAGGGGGCTTCCCTGTGGATACCCCGGACAGCCTTCCATTTTCAGAGCCCAGTTAGTGACTGTCACAGCCTTTTTGTGGTTAATGTATTTGACTATTCAGGTTTTGCAGTGTGGCTTGTAGGTCTTGTGCTAAAATGAACCAACTAAAAGCCCTGACAGAGGCCAAAGGGGACCAGATGTCAGTGTGAGTGACCGAAACTCATCGGACACAACTGAGAGCTGGGTGGCTCAGCGCCCGCTTTAATATTGTCCAGCAGAAGCGTGCCAGCCTCTGACTCGGGTATCCTGGCTTTCTCCAGGCCAGCTTCGTCTCTGTTGTTATGGCGTGGACCTTTGGCACTTGGGCTGCTCTTCCTACAAATCCCTATGTGAAATGAAGTGGCTCTCTGGTGTTAAAGAGGCCACTGATTGTCTCCCTTTTGCAAAATgccttaaaaataaagaatttaacaAAACAAGATAGGAGAGTTAAGTAACTTCACAACAGCCCATAATAAACACAGTAATACGGCCAATAGctagggtgatgtttttagatgggtgatggtgcgaggaagcTCCACAGAATTGGGTGACGtcaagagtggtgaccagcagggggcagtgctggggccgctgctgcTATTTTGAATAAgcagaaatgatttagataggaatttaaggaacaagctggtgatgtgtgcagatgatacccagatagatggattggcagatcaTTTAGCGTGTGCTTTATTTACTACAGAGGGACTGGGGCAGCAGACCGGCTTGGGCAGAGTTGTGGATGATGACACGGAATGtcaggaaatgtaaagaattacacataggaagtaaaaatgggaGGTtcgaaaatcaaaagtacaccttatgagtcTATGGCTACTGTTATCAACTGGCAGACACTGTtgagaggccattaagaaggctaacagaatgccaggttatatagcgccttgatgtgtggagtacaagtcccatgaggttctgctcaggctttataacacactggtgaggcctcatctggtctccataaagacatagcagcacaagagaaggtcaaGAGAAAAGCGACTCAGCTGATTATGGagggatacaggggatgagtgatgaggaaagatgaaaagagctgagcctttacagtgatgAAGTGGAGACCTGAGTGACTGATGgagggaatgagtccagtggatcgagacggggacacttgagggtaaatttcacagaaacattaggaaccacagacacttggaataaacgacCAAGCAGtatggcagacagtaggactttaggggccttcagaaCTAGACGTGATataattttagaagaatgaagtgggcTGGAATGGTGAGCCtggtggggctgaatggcctgttctcatccagagtgtttgaatgttcaataaaattataatCTGGTGGGTGATCAGAACATGAGGAATGGCACTGGTGCAAGTACTGCACGTCTGATTTGCTGTGGCCCTTTCTTTatctcatttcttcttcttcttcttcttcttcttcttcttcttcttcttcttcttcttcttctccttttctttctttgtttggtCCTTTACTTCACAATGGCAGCTCCTCATCTGATTGCCTGTCACTGCAAATGAATGCAGCCTTATTAGGGGGTGTGCCAGGATAAAGGATGGGCATTGGAATAAAGACACGGGCAATGCCAGGGGCTAATTAACCTCCTGAACAAGAAGGAAGTCACTGGGCTGCTGCCACTGGGATATTGCCACCTGGCTGGGTGGGCAGGGTGGCTGGCTGGCCACTTTTTGTGCTAACTGATGCCCACCTAAATTGGGTGGAAGTGAGCGAAGGGCAGGCTCCATTTCGGTTATGCAGTGGAGGACGGCATCTTGTTGGTCAGTCATTCCTGTTTAGGATCCTGAAGGAGGTCGTCTGAGGAGCTGCTGCTTTACGCATCCAACATGAGGACTATGATGGTCCATGAACAGAAGCAACAGCTGCTGGCACTGAAGAGGAGACTTTCAGAGCTGGCCATCCACCTCCTCCCGGGGCGCCCCAAACGCACAGATGAAGAGGACGAGCCCACCAGTGACCATGCTGAAGACACAGATGAGACAGAGAAGATGGGTGACTGCAAAGACCAATCTGAGGTGGCAGTGGCCATGCAGAGCCGAATGCAGGAGCGCCAACAGAACTCTGTCCAGCTGGCCAGTCCTGCCACGGCGGAGTGGTCCTGTTTTCTTTGAACTTCTTTGAACTTTGAGATGCTGCTCGCCCCTTTGGTTGGACACCTTGTTGTTGTTTGTGAACTCGTGGCTTCACCGCACTCAGCGCCAACATCGGCTCCCTCTTTGACACACGATGACCGAGGGGCCGTTTGGGGTTAATGGATGCTGCTGCATCTCTTGACAGCTTCAGGGTTGACCCATCACAGACAGCAAGCCTCTGGGGCACTTAAGACAACACTTGGCACTCTTGTGTGTCCTTGTGTCACTCGTATGTCTCTTGCTATTGTTTGGTTCCACACTTTTCCAAGGAAGAGCGCTCGCTGTAGCGATGTACAAGTTTGCTTCTTGATGGGGCACAGCAAGTGTTGCATTATTCCAACAAATTCGCCATTACTGCCAGGCAGCTCCAAAATGGAGACCTGAGCTTGGTTGACCTCGTCCTCATTGTCATATCCTTTGGCACCAGCAGAACACTGAACTGGACATTAAATGAAAGTGGGAGTTCTGGCATCCCAAACATGACCTTTATATTGTCTGCACCAGCCAGATGTATAGTCCGGCGCCAAACAGCAATTCAGATGGCGATCCGCATGCCATGGGTCCCGACCTGACTGTGTGGTCACTCATTACAGAGTATCTGACACTGAGCAGAAGTGACCGCGTGATCGACGTGACCAGGACATTCCAGTTTTTGTTTGGTCCTTTCCTGTAGTGTAAGGCCTATCGAGTGATCTGTCCAGATGACTTGGTGACTGTGAATGAGTGCCACTTGGAATTGCATTAAAGTGCCTCGTCATGCTTATTGCACAGAATTGGCGGCTCCCCGTGAAGCGATAAGGAGAGACGCTGGGCACGGCACGGGGTTGTATTGCGAAATGAAACTGGCTTGAGTTtcctcttttcttgtttttcatgttCCAAATTGTGTAAGCCGAGAGGAAAGTTAAAAATGGCAACCTCACGTTCTCAGAGCCACCTCACTCTACTGACAGTCAAAGCCCCTCACAACCAACATGTGCGCAACGGGACTGTTTGTGTAGAATACGACTGGCACACCTCCAGACGGGCAACAATACGGGGCCTTTGTACACCTGAGGTGTGTCTGGCAGCTTTGTTTTCTCAGACACAATGAGGCCTCATCTTTGACAAGCTGATCCGAGTCTTTTTGCAGCTGTGTGTCCTTTGATGGCTCCAATATCCCCCCGGCAGATAAAAGGCCATCTGTCTCCTAACTTCCTATATGCAAGTCATGGCTGTGGGCGCGGCAGAGCCACTCGCTGATGAGGCAGTTTGACTGGCGGTGCCATGATGTGTCACAATCAGCAGGGAATTTGCCAGAGCTGGAGTCGCATTACCAGGCGCAGTTGAAGAAAGGGAGAGAGTTATTGGCCTGGACACACGTGAAGTGTGACTGTCACCGACTGTGTGGCCATGAAGCCACAGACAAATAACTCAGTGAA includes:
- the LOC114668672 gene encoding glutathione peroxidase 1-like codes for the protein MAGSAKSIYDFATKQLITEEPLQLSQFKGKVVLLENVASLUGTTVRDYTQMNELQSRYGDQGLVVLGFPCNQFGHQENGNKEEILNSLKYVRPGGGFVPTFSLTEKVEVNGKGAHPLFIYLKEMLPFPSDDPQSLMTDPKFIVWSPVCRNDISWNFEKFLIGPDGVPFKRYSRKFLTIDIEEDIKKLLKLVK